In Anopheles ziemanni chromosome X, idAnoZiCoDA_A2_x.2, whole genome shotgun sequence, the genomic window GAGAAAGCACCCCGATTACCTGCGCCGCGTCGAGACACTAACGGTGGAACTAGAAGACCGTTTGATGCTCAACGAATTGCACCGAGACCACCAGCTCCAGTGGGCCCAACGAGAATACGAGAAAGATATTGTGGAGGCCGAAAAGGAGTTTCaggaagaagaagcgaagCTCAAAGAAAGGTTGATTGCCAAGTGTGAGAATGACAAGAAGCTGTTTTTGCGAGAGTTTGCCGCGATGAAATTGCGGTCGAAGCGCCTCGATGGCGACTCGATCGATGTTGAGCCCGTTACGCGAAAATTGCGTTCTGATTGGAAGGAGCCGCTTCCGGTGCCAGAGAAGCGGCGCAAACTGGCCCCCAGAAAGCTCGTTTTTCTGCTCGACAAAAAGGAGATCGAACATGACCTGGAGCTCGTATTTGGTGGCAAACCGCCCCATTCCGGGAGTTCGCAGCAGTATGATATAAACGAAGGTGCTTCGACCAGTAGCGGTGGTCTAAGTGGAGTTGAGCCGGTCACGCGAAAATTGCGTTCTCATTCAAAGAAGCCGCTTCCGGACCTGAAGCAATATGATATAAACGAAGGTGCTTCGACCAGTAGCGGTGGTCCAAGTGGAGTTAATCCTTCTACACCGCCCCGTTCCGGGAGATCGCGGCAAAATGGTATAAACGAAGGTGCTTCGACTAGTACCGGTGCAGGTGCAAGTGGAAATAATCCTTCCACGTCGGCGCACAGCTCGGGTTTAAACTCTGGCGGTTTGGGTTATGCCACTGGTCAATCGTATTCCAATCTGAATGGAGCTTTAACATCAGGTGCACGCAGATCTCGAACAGTAAGCAATATTGCGCTGCACTGAAATGCGTCTTATGTGTTACGTTACATTGGTCATGTAATTGAatggcttttctttccttatCTTCCAGAACCAAAGCTACAATAGACAGCCATCCAGCTCTCGAAAACCGTCGCATTCACTCTTGCGGCAGCAACGTTTGAGTGTGGCACGCATCGAGGATGGTAGGCTGTGGTATGCTCGCCGTTGGTTTTTCCGTGGCCAACCAGTGTATGTGGAAGGGATAGGTAGATCTCCACTCTCGGGTATTATAACAGCGATTGGCGCCGATGACATTTGGGTGAAGAAACCATCAGACGGCAAAAAGGTGTGCATCTTCCTTTCGCACCTGCGCCAAGGAAAAGTTTCGATTAAGCGACGTGGCAACTAATTGCTACTACTAACTATCTAAATAAGCTCTTGTCAGCATATGTTGCTAAACTCTATCGAGCTCTATTAGTTAATGAATTTTCTTATTTCGAATTCTTCCATTAAACGTTACTATATTGAATTTTAGCAAATGGACATATCATTACATTTAAATCATCATTAAACACAAGACAATGAATTAAAATCTTGTTTATACAAAAACTTATTGACTTAATCAATTGATAAAGGGCACAGTCCGAAAATATATACATCGACAAAATATTTTACTGGTTTCTCTACAAATGTACCACATCGTTTTTGGCAATAAGGCTCAGTTCAagatctttgtttttttgcatgtACCAAACTATTCGTATAGTTAGTTACCGTTAGCTTGAAAATTCAACTTTTATCCTTAGCTGAGGGGTGTAGTAAAATACTACAAATAGATTACTCAAACAGATCAAACTGTGGAACTGATCACTTACGAATTCAAGATCGCCTGCTCCAGCGCCGATATCTCCCTTCTTGTCGCCTAGACCAGCCTGCTGCATACAACGGTAAGCCTGTCGGTCCTCTCCGCTCTTGGATCCATCCGGACGCGGTCCAGCCTGTGTGCGGGCACGCTTTGGTTCCGAGCGGGCAGCGCGCTTCAAGGTGGAGGGCACAATCTCCGAAGGAAGGTGCAGGTACGCACGAAGATATTCAATACCCTCGTTGGTAAGGTACCAATAGCAGTGGCGCCAGGCGAACTGCTCCTTCACGAAGTTCTTGGACTTCAGCGATTGCATCGTCTTGATGACATGGAGGTTGGGAATGGTCTCCAGTTCGGGATGCTTTGGGGCATAGACATCCTTCTGTGCTACCAGCACTCCTTCCTTGAAGAGGTGCTCGTAGAAGGCGACTCGGTGTGCTTTGGGCATGAACATCTTTCTTGATGTAGGTTGTATCCTTAGACTACATAGACTACATTTTCTATCGGGTTTATCAACAGATTCACTCGTCACAGGCGTTAAAATCACCGCTCATTCACGAATCACTGTTACTAGGAAGCCATTGGTATGAACAGTGGACGTTTTGTCGCCTTTTCCCGtacattttaatcaattttctatGACCTTGGCAAGAGAATCGGTCACCCGAACCGACTCGGCCGAATCGGTTCGACCAGCTGTGCTACCTCCTACGAAACCGCGAATTATTCGCTCCTGTTACTTTGGCAAATTTTGGCCAATTTTTGGAGCCGATTTTTTAAgctgaaaaatttaattttttcagcATTTACTCAAATAACTCTTTTTGGGTGATTGAAAGAtgtgtaaaacaaataaatcttttcaGATAATTTAATGCTTACTTACCTCCTTACCTAAAgggattaaaattatttagaaTGACCTTATATGAGAACCTGTGAACGTACAAAATTGTGTAACAACTACTGCATTTAGCCTCTACAGTCTTGCGATTCGTCTTCTTATGGCctatataaacgttttttataacatttgtttataaaacaacTAATGAGACTTCATGTTTTCACGTACAAAAGGCATTTCTTACAGTGCTAAAATCCGCATTAGAACATGTCTAAATACAATTGGAAactgttaatttatttgtaaCATACTTAAACTACAGTTTACTCACAGGTAACGACAAGCAAGAGAAGCTGAtagctgttttcttttcttccgcgAAGAGTAAAGTTAGGACAAGTAAATCTATTATTCTAAAACAATTGGTTTTACCGCGCGCGGTAATAATCGTACGTAAAACGTTTGCGCACGATTTTCGACGTCTTATACTTCGCCGACGTCACACTCGCAAGTCAATTTGGCTGATTGGAGGACGACGGGGATCGAAAGGACATAGGAATCCCTTCCCGACATCATCTTACGTCGCCGCGCACGCGTAGCACCAAAAACTAATCCGGAAGTTTGTTGGCCTACATTTCCAAagcaaaattgttttcttaggaATCTTTGGCCTCCTGAAGACCGAGAAGAGGCACGGTATCAACGGTGCTCGGTTCCATGATGCCTCGaactacacacacactggaAATCGAAGATTGGAGAGGTCACAGAAGGGACAGAAACTCCGGTCTGTCATCATGGAAATGAAGGTTGATCGGGAGGCGAGGACGATTGAAGTAACCATTTAGGTCCAGCAAATTTTGTCACACGGACGACGTCAAGAGCCTGGCGGTTTCGCTTTCCACGCAGCGGAGCGTTTGTGACGGGCACCAAGGACGTGTTGCTGCCGCTGTATCTCATTGACGACGCTCTCCGCTTGAAGGTGGTCCAGATCCGGGCGGTCAAATTTGTAGCCCATCGCAAAGGATCCCAGCTGTTGATCTGCATCGACTTTCCGGCTAGCCTTGAGCCGATCGGTATCGGCCAGATTGATATCCTGTGGTCACCGGCAACGGATCAGCAAGTGCATCTATTTAGTGACCTCAGCACGGACTGTAGTCGTGGGGCTCGCTTTCGCATCGGTTGCTGGACAAGTTCTCACCCTAAAATGTAAGAAACAACAAGGCCGCCTATCCGTACGAGTGTCGGTAAGAAATCAGGTTCCTTAAGATATTGTAACTCCTCCACTGTGTTCATTTCCGTTTACTCCACTGACTTTCCCACACGCAGGAACTTTACGATGAAGGAAAGCTTCTGGTTCGCGTTGACCTCGTTCACCTCACAAGGTGGTAGTGAAGCTCCGAAGGCAGCAATCGGGTTCTCGGGGCGAACTCTGGTCGCTGCCTACTGGCTGTTCGTGATGCTCATGCTCACGACGTTTACCGTAAACCTTGCCGCGACCCTCACGGTGGAGCGCATGCAAACACCGGTCCAGTCGCTTGAGTAATTGTCGCGCCAGAACCGCATCAAGTACACGGTCGTGCAGAACACGGACACACATGACTACTTCTGCAACATGAAAAACGCCGATGACGTGCTGTACCAGATATGGCGCAATCTGACGTTCTCGAGCGGCAACGATCAGGCGCAGTTCTGATCATTCTCGCCGCCATCGAGTGCGGCGGACGGCTTCCGGTGAGTAAACGAGCGTCTCAATGCGGACTTCGCCTTCATACACGATTCGGCCGAGATCAAGTACGAGATTCTGCGCAACTGCAACTTCACCGAGGTGGGCGAGGTGTTTGCCGAGCAACCGTAGACGTGTTGCTGCCATTGTTTCTCATTGACGACGCTCTCCGCTTGAAGGTGGTCCAGATCCGGGCGGTCAAATTTGTAGCCCATCGCAAAGGATCCCAGCTGTTGATCTGCATCGACTTTCCGGCTAGCCATAAACCGATCGGTATCGGCCAGATTGATATCCT contains:
- the LOC131290414 gene encoding breast cancer metastasis-suppressor 1-like protein; this encodes MSSNQRSTLEESPEEKTKHEYESRRSEDNEYDSDEDTDEASETESGSSTNQRTIDEQRELKEQIYREKLADLMHEMELLKMRKHPDYLRRVETLTVELEDRLMLNELHRDHQLQWAQREYEKDIVEAEKEFQEEEAKLKERLIAKCENDKKLFLREFAAMKLRSKRLDGDSIDVEPVTRKLRSDWKEPLPVPEKRRKLAPRKLVFLLDKKEIEHDLELVFGGKPPHSGSSQQYDINEGASTSSGGLSGVEPVTRKLRSHSKKPLPDLKQYDINEGASTSSGGPSGVNPSTPPRSGRSRQNGINEGASTSTGAGASGNNPSTSAHSSGLNSGGLGYATGQSYSNLNGALTSGARRSRTNQSYNRQPSSSRKPSHSLLRQQRLSVARIEDAIGADDIWVKKPSDGKKVCIFLSHLRQGKVSIKRRGN
- the LOC131290416 gene encoding small ribosomal subunit protein eS10B-like, whose product is MFMPKAHRVAFYEHLFKEGVLVAQKDVYAPKHPELETIPNLHVIKTMQSLKSKNFVKEQFAWRHCYWYLTNEGIEYLRAYLHLPSEIVPSTLKRAARSEPKRARTQAGPRPDGSKSGEDRQAYRCMQQAGLGDKKGDIGAGAGDLEFRNQ